A single window of Watersipora subatra chromosome 9, tzWatSuba1.1, whole genome shotgun sequence DNA harbors:
- the LOC137405314 gene encoding protein giant-like — protein MTKNPESDALTSLLTADVQADCSSTDDNLSHDQSGASSTISMVADSTMFSAVSSTSADNGDDNQNSTDKTADEKYRERRNRNNAAAKRSRDTKQAKLDSQVIRAYLLEQENKRLREEKKQLQKEILSYRAELDIPDQAYNLEHHQPLPDYKYLL, from the coding sequence ATGACCAAGAACCCTGAATCAGACGCGCTTACTTCACTGCTAACTGCAGATGTACAGGCTGACTGTTCTTCCACAGATGACAATCTGTCCCATGACCAATCAGGGGCCTCATCGACAATTTCTATGGTTGCCGACAGCACTATGTTTAGTGCCGTCTCATCAACCTCTGCTGACAATGGCGACGATAACCAAAATTCGACAGACAAAACAGCGGACGAAAAATATAGAGAGAGAAGAAATAGAAACAACGCAGCAGCAAAGCGCTCCAGAGATACAAAACAGGCAAAGTTGGACAGCCAAGTCATTCGTGCCTATTTACTCGAACAAGAGAATAAAAGGTTGCGagaagaaaaaaaacaactccaaaaagaAATATTGAGCTATCGGGCAGAGCTCGACATACCGGATCAGGCTTACAACTTAGAGCATCATCAGCCTCTTCCCGACTACAAATATCTGCTTTAG
- the LOC137403937 gene encoding glutamyl-tRNA(Gln) amidotransferase subunit A, mitochondrial-like — translation MPLAVKDNICTKGIKTSCASLMLDNFHPQYTATVVQRLFGAGMLLVGKTNLDSFGMGSSTVDSTIGPTKNPWTSKSTETSLDDGDFRIAGGSSGGSAAAVASGIVYGALGSDTGGSVRNPAAYCGIVGMRPTYGLFSRHGLIPLTNSTESIGILTQTVEQCTHMLNAVAGHDPLDSTTYHDRKFEKVKLAAEPSVKGLRIGIPQEFHIRGTSEEVIDTWSQIADNLEKEGAIVKEVTLPHLSYTIACYAIINYCDVASNMARYDGIEYGHRADREESTEALFAQTRHEAFNNVVRSRIFAGNYFLLRNNYDQYYVKAAKVRRLIYKDFLKSFNDVDLLLTPVTMSDAPLHSQLSHLDNRRQCEMQDFYTLPANLTGVPAVSVPIKLSDNGLPLSLQLIGRHFDEELLLNTALFLERHCNFPYLVRPVWS, via the exons ATGCCTCTAGCGGTCAAGGACAACATTTGCACCAAGGGTATCAAGACTTCGTGTGCATCTCTCATGCTGGACAATTTTCATCCTCAGTACACAGCGACAGTCGTTCAGCGTCTCTTCGGTGCTGGAATGCTTCTTGTAGGCAAAACCAATTTAGACTCATTCGGCATGGG GTCATCTACGGTAGACAGCACAATCGGCCCTACAAAGAACCCATGGACTTCTAAGTCTACTGAAACCTCCTTA GATGACGGTGACTTTAGGATAGCAGGAGGCAGCAGTGGAGGAAGTGCTGCTGCCGTAGCTAGTGGAATCGTTTATGG TGCACTTGGATCTGACACTGGAGGCTCAGTTCGTAACCCAGCAGCCTACTGTGGCATTGTGGGTATGAGACCAACATATGGATTGTTCTCTAGGCATGGCCTCATTCCCCTCACTAACAGCACAGAATCTATCGGGATCTTGACCCAAACAGTAGAGCAGTGCACACATATGCTGA ATGCTGTGGCAGGCCATGACCCGTTAGATTCAACCACATATCATGATAGGAAGTTTGAAAAAGTCAAGCTGGCTGCAGAACCTTCAGTAAAAGGCTTAAGAATCGGAATACCACAG GAATTTCATATTCGGGGAACATCTGAGGAGGTGATAGATACTTGGAGCCAAATAGCTGATAATCTGGAGAAAGAGGGGGCTATTGTTAAAGAAGTGACCTTGCCCCACCTCTCCTACACTATAGCCTGCTATGCAATAATTAACTATTGCGATGTGGCCTCAAACATGGCTCGATATGATGGTATTGAGTATG GTCACAGAGCGGACAGAGAAGAATCCACTGAAGCTCTCTTTGCCCAGACGAGACACGAAGcatttaacaatgttgtacGAAGTCGTATCTTCGCAGGCAATTACTTCCTTCTAAGAAA CAATTACGACCAATACTACGTAAAGGCTGCCAAGGTTAGACGACTCATCTATAAAGACTTTCTGAAATCATTTAATGATGTGGACCTTCTACTGACCCCCGTAACGATGTCAGATGCACCACTGCATTCTCAACTCAGTCATTTGGACAATAGACGCCAGTGTGAAATGCAGGACTTCTATACACTACCAGCTAATCTTACAG GTGTGCCCGCTGTCTCCGTTCCAATTAAACTATCGGACAACGGCCTACCACTGAGCCTGCAGTTGATTGGTCGACATTTTGATGAAGAACTTTTACTAAACACAGCCCTCTTCCTTGAAAGACATTGCAACTTTCCTTATCTTGTGCGTCCTGTTTGGTCATAA